GTGTCCATTACACTCCACGCATCCCAGCAACCGCACGGGGCATCATCCACAGCCCATCCCCGCACCCCCGCACCCCAGTTGACACATGTTGCAGCTGTAACGGCAAGTGGATGTGGCAGGCGGGGGTCTGGAGTGGCAGTGGACTCTGTTTGCGGTGCAAAGTGATTTGCCATTATGCCACACTGCCTGCCTTCGCTCCAGCGCTGCTTCGTGCCACCCAGTGACCCACCTTTGCTTTGCTTTCTCCTCTGCCCACTCCTCTGCCCACTCCTCTGCCCAGTCCTCTGCCCTCTCCTCCGCCGCTGTCTTTGGCACTTTGATCATTTGCCATTTGCCTGTTTGCGTTTTAATTAACTTACAGAAGCTTAATGAACTTTCCAGAGCCGAGAATCGAGAGTCCAGGAGCCCAGGAGCCCAATCCGATCCAGTCCAAACAGGGGGCGTGCCCATGGGCGTATCCCTGGCTTATTAGCTCTTGAAATGGTTCCATCGATTCCTTGTGACATCTGACGACGATTGGGCTCTAGAAGGGAGGTATACGATGGCTTTCAGAGGAGGCTTGGAGTCCAATCAGAGCGCGATAAAGAGTGCTAGAGTAAGGGCTATATTTCGATCTGGAAGGCGTGAGAGGCAGGCCCTTGAGCGCCCTTTTTTGGCCTGGAAAGAGAGCCTGCATGGGCCTTTATTTGTGTTACATTTCCACCCACTCCCCCTTCCGAAAAGTCTCTTTAGTAGAGCATCTAAAGCCTCGCCTTGCCCTGGGCTGGATTTTCTTTCTCGTTCGGCTCTTGGCCGTCTTACCAGTCCGATTGTTGACGTTCTGTGGCTCAATTTGATCTGCTGTCCGACACCTTGGCCAAGGGCTTAGGGCGCCCCGTAAGCCGCTTAAATGCTAAGCACTGGATTTCCCCCATAAATTCGACTGGCTTTCCAGCCATTTCCCCAACCTGAATCGTTTTTGTAGCCACCAATATTTTGGTGCGTATTTCCTGCAGAAAAGCATAAATTAAAATGTCATTAAGGTCTGTTCTTGCCACCAAAATGTTCCACTTCTGTAGTTTCTTGGggctgccacagccacaacaatTTAGCAAACTCATTTTTATAATTGAGCCAAAAACTCTGCTTCTCAGAGCAAAGGCCATTAACAAGGACTTCAACGGGCTTCAAAATATTACAACAGAATTATTTCCAGCATAGCGGGTGTGGAGAGGAGGGTGTGGGGGCTGTGTGGTGGTGGGGAATCCATTGAATTTGTCGTTTAATTTTCGGGCCGAGCATTTCTGGAGAGCATTTCCATCATGGACTGGCCAGGACCTGCTTCTCGGTGGCCGTCCCGTCACTTTTTTTTTGGAAAGCTGTcaaatatttgatttggccTTGGCCCCAACTGCAGGCGGCACTTGGCGGCCACTTGGCGGCCTCTGGCTGTCTCTTTAATTCTAGTTTTTTGCGCCGCTTCGAGTGGCACTTGACACGAATCTTTCTTAAAGATGGCCCATGGACTCGACTAATTGGCCAGCTTATTAAAGCCGGAGAGGGAGAGCGGGATAGCGGGAGGAGAGAGCCATTGAACTTGGAGTTGGAGTGGAGCCAACTTCTGGCTGGCGGCACCAGCTGTTGGCtggggaaaacttttttcccgCCCCCACTTGCGCACAACTTTTCTAGCCATAAATTTCCATATTAGCAGCGAGGCACAAACAACTTTAGTTGATCCAATTAACTAACTAAGAATCACTTAGGTCGTTGAAAGTTGAGTGCTCTGAGGGTCCCTTTAAATGGTTACTCAATCAATTCTGCAATTGGGTCGCAGGATGGTCCCTGGATGGTCCCCGATTGGTCCCCGGGTGGTCCCTGCTCCCTGGGGGCGGTCCTGCGGTTACCCGGAAAGCACTTCTGGCGGCAGAAACGATTGTCAGGCCTTTGACGAGACAATTTGTATTCATTGCCACTTTAATATTTAGCAATGCGTGAGCCAAGCCCCTGCCCTGCCAGTCACTTCACAGTGAAGTAATTTCCCTCCCCTTCCATCCCTTTTCCATCCTTTTTTTATCCGTTTTTCTGGCCCCTTTTAAGTGCAGTAATTTGCATTGGTCAGAGGACAAAATATCCTTTTGCAAATGCACGCCACTCGAAGTGCATTCCGCAGCGAAATTCTCGTCGTGCGGGGGGGAAATGTAAATTTCCAGAGTGCTATTTAAATTAACACTTTCATTCACTTTCCCCAAATTGAACGCCATAATTTTGCATTTTGTATGCCCTTTCCGGGGGGGCGTGGGGCGTGGTGCAATTTATATATAAATTCCGAATTGAGATTAAAACTATTACTATAAAATAATCAATCAATGATCCAGGTACTACGAGTGCatacactgagagaaaaggGGCGAAAGGGGGGGAACTTGAATAGAATTTACATTAAAAAGTGTTTTTATTACAAGCcatatttaattgaaatagAAAACCATTTTAAAAAAATGTCTAggcaaaaatatttaattaaaatatatttgttCCGCTAAGCGCCTGCCCAAGGCAGCACAACAATTATTACAGAGAAAAGATCTCCAAGCGCAGCGCAGcttgttgttattgttattgctTCCTACGATTGTAATCGCTGTATCCCTCTATTCTCCGCGTTCGTCAGCGGCGAGGGCTGCGAGGGAGGCTCGCCTGCACAGCATAAAACCCGACGACACCGATCGTCATCGCAGGCACAAGTTCCGTCGTCTCCCTAGCATTACAAATCGAAGAAAAACCAACAACGAGAGTATTTTCTCGAAATCTTTTTGTTGCTGTGATTATTTTTAGTCAATCGAGTTACGCCTCTGGACGAGGTTCTGTGGCTCAGCAATATTTGCTTTAAACTTAAAATATATTTCGATAAATTAATTGTATAGTCATGTTTTCCattttaatattttcactcTCGGGGAAAATAGAATGGCATAAATCTGTATAAGTgtatatctatctatctatctatcaaTCTATCTACCTATCTATCTGCCTCGTAAGTAAATCTATTTAAATCCAAGTGTAACTATTCGGGGTTTAGGGCTTTTTTCTCTGGGTGACATTAAAGGTTAAATATTTCTCGTATCTATGTTTATGTGAAAAAGGGGACTCTCTTTAGGAATGGAGGAATTTTTGGAAACAAATTATTAACGTTTATAAAACCGATGGACTTTTAAATGAAAGATGAATACATCGCAATGATTTATCGCCCTTTCTATGACCGAGTTTGCAGAGaattttcattaaaaattGATTGCTTGAGAGGGTACACAAAATGCGAAACGGATATTATAATTTTCCTAAATTTGTTGTCACCTGCCAAAGATAAACCAAGGAGTCTTTTGGTTGGCCTCCCTTAAGGGAAATTTAACTACtttttatattaatatctacaTATACATTTATTGGAAATAATATAAAATTAAATGTggaatatatatttgtatctgtgtatGAAAAAATTATGGCAAAAAGAAATGCAATTGTTGGATATCGTATAAacatttaaatattaaaatgcattaaatgttattttatttgaatAAATTCCTGGAAAATGGAATAAAAGTTTCCCTGCAGACACTCGGGCATAAAGGAAACGCTCAAAGCTTTGATCCACCGAATGTTGCATATATTTGCGTgccttccccctccccctgcccCAAGCTGCACTTTGACCGCTTTTAAGAGGGTGCAGCAGCGCCCCTCGTCTCTGGCTTGCAACTCATTAAAAATGTGAAAGGGGCAGGCAACAACAAAGCCAAACAAACGGGGAAAGGGTGGGCGAGGGGGGAAGGAAGAAGGAAAATCTCCGAAAGAGTCAAGGTGAACAGAGTGCAGCCCCCTCTCCCACTCTCCCCccccctctgtctctctctgatCCTTGCTGAGTCCGAGTCCGGGAGAGGAGGCAATCCCTTCGCACGCATCGGCCTTGCTGAATGTATTTCCCTGAGACTTTTCCTTTTCCTTAACCTTTTCCTTTGTTTATTCAGTTGACTGCACCCCCCACCGCCCCCTCGCCCCTGCCAATGGGGGAGAATGCCATAAGTCACCGATTGGTGACAGGCTGCACAAAAGTGTGTGGCCTAGtgcgacaaaaaaaaaaagtactatgcggtgcggtgcgtactggaaaatggaaaatggaaaatgggtTACGAGTGCAAGGCTGGCACTGTTCTGCCGCTGCCCAACGTAATGGAAAGCCATAAAAACGATTTATGGCATCAGAAGTGTGTGTGAGCGCCAGAAGGAAAGCGGAAAAGGGGCCAAACGGGAGCCCAAGGTTACCCCCCAAGCGGGGGCTTTAACCAGAGTCCCCTCTCTGCACTTCATTGTGGCACAGACTTGTATCTAGAACGCTTTATCGTGCTCTTGATTGAGTTTTGGGGATCTCCCTCCCATATGACATCTGTCAGAGGCTCTCGTCTGATTAGCTATTTGTATTCACGTTACCCCCAATGTCCCCCCCTCCCAAGGGACTGCCTGCAATTAATCGCTGAAAGGATTACACGCCTCCCTCCCCCCCTGTGCTCTGTGCTCGGTCCTCGGCGAGCGCCCACTTAAATGATGCTAATTTATGGCCCTGACATTTCGATACAGGGGCCCTGGCCCAGGACGGTGACAGGACTCTGCTCATTTGCTGCTCGGTTTGCCCCCGAGGGGGAGGGTTTTCGGCAAAACTTTTATAAGCCCAGATTAGTCGGAATTGTTGGCAGACTTGTCTGCTCGCTTTACAGATAATCATGTAGGTTTTATAGAGGGAGTAACAGGGTCTATAGAGTGGCAGAAActagaaagagaaagagcgaaagagagggGAGATGCCAGCAGGGAGAAAGGAGAGCCAAGGCCTCTGCGATCTCTCTCAAGCCTTAACCCATTTGAGGGTCTAATATTTCAGAATAATATATGGCGGGGGGGTTCTTTATTTATGTAAAggaattaacatttgaacttaagataacTATCGATAATACCTACACGATATTTAAAACGCCTAACCGATAGGGGGCTATCGATATGACAGTCGATATTTGGAAGCAGAAGCCAGAAAGTTGATTGAAAGTCGGGAAAACAGACTCAATAATCTTGAACTTTGTTTTCTTGTTCGATCTAAACAATAATTTATTATAAATCTTACATTTATTTAAGGTTTAATAGCTAATTTTTAAGTTAATGTTCAAGAAATGTGGCTTAAATATGTCTTTTCCCCCACTCTCGCGTTTCCGTCGTGGTTTCCCCTCTTTTCGCCGTCGTTTTTCCAGGAATGGGATCTAGGGATCGTATCATCGTTGCTCTTCGTTTTTCTAGGGCTTGAATCATCGTTTGGCTGGGATTAGCGCTCCAAAATAAAGGCTTAAACGTCTATCCTGTATGCATAAAGATTATAGCGGTGGGGTGCGTATTTAGGGATTGAAACCATTGGAGAATCCCCTCAAATGTGAAGCCATAAGGCATTTGATCAGGTAAATTACAATTGGGTGGCTAATGCAATGAGAGTGCACTCCAAACCAGCTCCAAACCAGCTCCAAACCACCCCCAATGCCGCTCCTATCCCACCCCCACCTCATCCCCATTGTTGCCTAATCAGCGTCCGACTCACACGCTAATCAACTGTGGCCGCCAATTAGCCAAAGGCCATGGCCTCCGCTTTCAGGCCAAATAGAGCAGGAGCCGACCCAAAtcgggggtttgtgggaggcaacaggagaagaaaaagacaggcccaagggctgggggctgggggagCACATTGAATTTGAGGTGTGATTATTGCGTCAATCGCCCTGACAACAATCCGGCATGTTGCAGGTGGCGGAAGGGGCAGAAGCGGAGGCGGAAGCGGAACCAGGAGAAGTGTTATCCGATTTGCCGCATTGAATGATCTCCGAAGAGTCCATGTTCAGGCACCCGAGGAGCATCTTGAAGACCCCGTCCAGTTTCTTGGGATCCATGGCGATGAGGTAGAGCACTAGAGGGGAGGAGAATCAGGCGGTTGtacggaggaggaggaggagcagtgTCTCTCTCGCTGCTTACCTCCCGCCAGGGCTGCGCCCACAATGAACATCTGGAGGGCCGAGGGAATGGTGATGTCGTTCAGGGACAGACGGACGCTCGTCTCAAGGTTCAGCGGCGGCGACTCCAGGGGGTCACAGGTCGGGCTCGGAGCGATGCTCTGGTTGGCGGCACTGGCCGCATTGGAGGCACTGTACCTGCCGCTCGACACGCACGAGATCACCTGGCTGGCGATCATCCGCTCGGCGGCACTGCGGATCTCCGACGCGGCGGACGTCCGCAGCGGCTTGGCCGGCGCCGGCGCCACCGCTGGTGCCACCGCTGGCTCGGCCTCGTACTCGACGCTGATGCGCACCATGGCCTGCCGTGCGACGGGAATGTCCTTGAAGACGGCCAGGATAGACTGTTTCTCCCCCTGGACCCCGGCGGCGGGGGCAAAGGTCGAGTAGACGCTGAGGTGATGCGGAAACTGGCAGTCGGCCTTGGGCTCCGGGCCGTTCAGCCGGACGACCACCTCCAGGGAGCTGAACGGCTCGATCCGGCCGAAGAATGGCGTCACGTGGTACTGCTCGACGGCATTCGTCTTCATCTTGAA
The sequence above is a segment of the Drosophila miranda strain MSH22 chromosome 4, D.miranda_PacBio2.1, whole genome shotgun sequence genome. Coding sequences within it:
- the LOC108163346 gene encoding uncharacterized protein LOC108163346 yields the protein MANADNNPSHKDEACGVYDLLSASPKCLKFCAPANRSQKRILTLLNSFQQPVIFKMKTNAVEQYHVTPFFGRIEPFSSLEVVVRLNGPEPKADCQFPHHLSVYSTFAPAAGVQGEKQSILAVFKDIPVARQAMVRISVEYEAEPAVAPAVAPAPAKPLRTSAASEIRSAAERMIASQVISCVSSGRYSASNAASAANQSIAPSPTCDPLESPPLNLETSVRLSLNDITIPSALQMFIVGAALAGVLYLIAMDPKKLDGVFKMLLGCLNMDSSEIIQCGKSDNTSPGSASASASAPSATCNMPDCCQGD